A DNA window from Paenibacillus andongensis contains the following coding sequences:
- a CDS encoding adenosylhomocysteinase — protein MTTVEKSIVADITLAPEGHLKIDWVQAHMPVLNRIREQFEKEQPFKGLKVAISLHLEAKTAYLAKVVKAGGAEVTITGSNPLSTQDDVCAALVEDGITVFAKYNPSPEEYKELLIKALETKPDLIIDDGGDLVSILHSERKDLAVQVRGGAEETTTGILRLKAMEKEGKLEFPMVAVNDAFCKYLFDNRYGTGQSVWDGINRTTNLVVAGKTVVVVGYGWCGKGVAMRAKGLGANVIVTEIDAIKGVEAYMDGFTVMPMLEAAKLGDFFVTVTGNRDVIRGEHYKVMKDGAILSNAGHFDVEVNKPELEAMSSSKRTVRRNIEEYQLTDGRKVYILAEGRLVNLAAGDGHPAEIMDMTFALQAMSLKYVNDEYKKLGKTVVNVPYVLDEQVARFKLESLGTSIDSLTEEQKMYLDSWAEH, from the coding sequence ATGACAACTGTAGAAAAGAGTATTGTGGCTGATATAACACTAGCACCTGAAGGTCATTTGAAAATTGATTGGGTCCAGGCGCATATGCCTGTTTTGAATCGTATTCGTGAGCAATTTGAAAAAGAGCAGCCTTTTAAAGGATTGAAAGTGGCGATTTCCTTGCATTTAGAAGCGAAAACAGCCTATTTAGCCAAAGTAGTAAAAGCCGGTGGAGCTGAAGTAACGATTACGGGCAGCAATCCGCTATCTACGCAAGATGACGTTTGTGCGGCGCTTGTTGAAGATGGGATTACCGTTTTTGCGAAATACAATCCGAGTCCGGAAGAATACAAAGAGCTATTAATTAAAGCACTCGAAACGAAGCCTGACCTGATCATTGATGATGGCGGCGATTTGGTTTCTATCCTGCATTCCGAACGTAAAGATTTGGCTGTACAAGTTCGCGGCGGAGCTGAAGAAACAACAACAGGTATTCTTCGTTTGAAAGCGATGGAGAAAGAAGGCAAGCTTGAATTCCCGATGGTTGCAGTTAATGATGCTTTCTGTAAATACTTGTTCGACAATCGTTATGGAACGGGTCAATCTGTTTGGGATGGCATCAACCGTACAACCAACTTGGTTGTAGCAGGTAAAACGGTTGTTGTTGTCGGTTATGGCTGGTGTGGTAAAGGTGTGGCTATGCGTGCTAAAGGTTTGGGCGCGAATGTCATTGTAACAGAAATTGATGCCATTAAAGGTGTTGAAGCCTACATGGATGGCTTCACTGTAATGCCAATGCTGGAAGCAGCCAAACTGGGTGATTTCTTCGTGACAGTTACGGGTAATCGTGACGTGATTCGTGGAGAGCACTACAAAGTAATGAAAGATGGTGCGATTCTTTCGAATGCTGGCCACTTTGATGTTGAAGTAAACAAACCGGAACTTGAAGCAATGTCTTCTTCAAAGCGTACAGTAAGACGCAATATTGAAGAGTACCAACTAACAGACGGTCGCAAAGTATACATACTTGCTGAGGGACGTTTGGTTAACCTAGCTGCTGGCGATGGTCATCCGGCTGAAATTATGGATATGACATTTGCGCTGCAAGCTATGTCCCTGAAATATGTAAATGATGAGTACAAGAAATTAGGCAAAACCGTTGTCAATGTACCTTATGTGCTGGATGAGCAAGTTGCCAGGTTCAAATTGGAATCCCTGGGAACTAGCATCGACTCATTGACAGAAGAGCAGAAGATGTATCTGGACAGCTGGGCGGAGCATTAA